The Candidatus Margulisiibacteriota bacterium genome contains a region encoding:
- a CDS encoding S-layer homology domain-containing protein gives MFSPQDESSTENDRVLVSGEAKGVRAKVNGLDVYVASDGIFSVEVPLDIGKNKIEITGEHEKQKISFSRRVLRKVAVKIPELKRLEQERSAVLKKEDEVVKKQAEIAYKERAKELSEAEKARLEKEKQELLARQERLEKEKQAVEQKKAKAESKKQTLEGLATLGVIQIPAKKEFEAEERITRAELAVWLVRARSLDLARVDRAPFPDVPADSWSAPYIKTVAQIGLMKPFADGKFHPQEGIRESEGMEILKKFDELKR, from the coding sequence GTGTTCTCTCCGCAGGACGAATCCTCTACCGAAAATGACAGGGTCTTGGTCAGCGGAGAGGCAAAGGGGGTAAGGGCCAAGGTCAACGGCCTGGATGTATATGTCGCCTCCGACGGCATATTTTCCGTTGAAGTGCCTCTTGATATTGGAAAGAACAAGATAGAGATCACGGGAGAACATGAGAAACAGAAGATCTCTTTTTCCAGGCGTGTGTTAAGGAAGGTCGCGGTAAAGATACCGGAACTCAAAAGGCTTGAGCAGGAGAGATCAGCGGTCCTGAAAAAAGAGGACGAGGTAGTCAAAAAACAGGCGGAAATAGCGTACAAAGAAAGGGCCAAAGAGCTTTCGGAAGCAGAAAAGGCAAGGCTTGAAAAGGAGAAGCAGGAGCTGCTTGCAAGGCAGGAGCGCCTGGAAAAAGAAAAACAGGCCGTGGAGCAGAAAAAGGCCAAGGCCGAGAGCAAGAAACAGACCCTGGAAGGACTTGCAACGCTAGGAGTGATCCAGATCCCTGCAAAAAAGGAATTTGAAGCGGAAGAAAGGATAACCAGGGCTGAGCTGGCTGTCTGGCTGGTCAGGGCCCGCTCGCTTGACCTTGCTCGAGTGGACAGAGCCCCGTTCCCGGATGTCCCGGCCGATTCCTGGTCCGCACCTTACATAAAAACTGTAGCTCAGATAGGACTGATGAAACCGTTTGCGGACGGGAAGTTCCATCCACAGGAAGGAATAAGGGAATCCGAAGGAATGGAGATCCTGAAGAAATTTGATGAACTTAAAAGATAG
- a CDS encoding S-layer homology domain-containing protein — MKKLFSALLFSLPVCGLAVQVLFQAPGLAAKPKKTTLDKPLEVITVQHPPAKYTASSDLVLLQGRIKPSNRSVLLTVNGRKVPQKENGRFEAALILRSGKNLARISALEASGKKQIVESRMLRTIKYPDMEELYLGRLHWARKVVSEMATAGIVEAFPDGSFMPDELVTRGEFATWLCRAKGLPLGQFSYTLLPDVPPEHWRSPYIYAVLGKGYMDPLPGGLFGIDEPLSRSDAGYYLTKAVGIQPVLEKSQSDTIEAYLDQVKKENLQAAIEEGYIIGISQRAKVYDIDRNMTRAEAANMISRIKEARNKISLVHDWSKGFDEKVLCEVNIAPAVTAKASPDAVYADGVTKVGLYAKVVSEVGTPEVVVVKADMRQLGGPADAVMYDDESHGDAAAGDGIFSLTFPVGTEIPAGAKIIQVAAVNKWGLSSSDTARLRVFALNRPPIILSSISYPFAVRPGGAAVLAVRVEDQDGASDIESVSADLSALGGTSKEILVDNGTSGDVKSGDLIFMKEIRVPSGIKSSSVPIPVVVRDKKGGASEGQIKLDIL; from the coding sequence ATGAAAAAGCTGTTTTCAGCCCTTTTATTTTCACTGCCGGTGTGCGGTCTTGCAGTGCAGGTTTTATTTCAGGCTCCCGGTCTAGCCGCAAAGCCCAAAAAGACTACTCTTGACAAGCCTCTTGAGGTGATAACTGTTCAGCATCCTCCAGCAAAATACACGGCTTCAAGCGACCTGGTGCTGCTGCAGGGCAGGATCAAACCCTCGAACAGGTCGGTGCTTTTGACAGTCAACGGCAGGAAGGTCCCGCAAAAAGAGAACGGACGGTTTGAAGCGGCGCTGATATTAAGGAGCGGAAAGAACCTGGCCAGGATAAGCGCCCTGGAGGCATCGGGCAAAAAACAGATAGTGGAAAGCAGGATGCTCAGGACAATAAAATATCCGGATATGGAAGAGCTCTATCTTGGGAGGCTGCACTGGGCCAGGAAGGTCGTTTCGGAAATGGCAACGGCGGGGATCGTTGAGGCTTTTCCCGACGGCAGCTTTATGCCCGATGAACTGGTTACCAGGGGAGAGTTTGCCACCTGGCTCTGCCGCGCAAAGGGCCTGCCGCTGGGCCAGTTCTCCTACACTCTGCTGCCGGATGTTCCTCCGGAGCACTGGAGGTCGCCTTACATTTATGCCGTCCTTGGCAAAGGCTATATGGATCCGCTGCCGGGAGGTCTGTTCGGGATCGACGAACCTCTTTCGAGATCGGATGCGGGCTACTATCTGACAAAAGCGGTCGGCATACAGCCGGTCCTGGAAAAGTCTCAGTCGGATACGATAGAAGCCTACCTTGATCAGGTTAAGAAAGAGAACCTGCAAGCTGCCATTGAAGAAGGTTATATCATAGGAATTTCCCAGAGGGCAAAGGTGTACGATATTGACAGGAACATGACAAGGGCGGAAGCCGCCAACATGATCTCAAGGATAAAAGAGGCCAGGAACAAGATCAGTCTTGTTCATGACTGGAGCAAAGGATTTGACGAAAAGGTCTTGTGCGAGGTTAACATTGCCCCGGCTGTCACGGCAAAGGCAAGCCCGGATGCAGTTTATGCCGACGGGGTTACAAAGGTGGGTCTTTACGCAAAGGTGGTATCTGAAGTCGGCACTCCAGAAGTGGTTGTCGTCAAGGCTGACATGAGGCAGCTGGGAGGCCCGGCTGATGCTGTCATGTATGATGACGAAAGCCACGGGGATGCGGCTGCCGGGGATGGGATCTTTTCTCTAACTTTTCCGGTAGGGACGGAAATACCCGCGGGAGCAAAAATCATACAGGTAGCGGCAGTTAACAAATGGGGGCTGTCTTCTTCTGATACAGCAAGGCTGCGTGTATTTGCCTTGAACAGGCCCCCGATCATATTGAGCAGTATCTCATATCCATTTGCCGTAAGGCCGGGAGGGGCAGCTGTCCTTGCCGTAAGAGTTGAGGACCAGGACGGGGCTTCTGACATAGAATCTGTAAGCGCAGATCTTTCGGCGCTTGGAGGGACCTCCAAAGAGATCCTTGTCGACAACGGGACCAGCGGGGATGTTAAGAGCGGTGATCTCATATTCATGAAGGAGATCAGGGTCCCGTCCGGCATCAAAAGTTCCAGTGTTCCCATTCCTGTTGTCGTCAGGGACAAAAAGGGGGGAGCATCGGAAGGGCAGATAAAACTGGATATTTTATAA
- a CDS encoding AAA family ATPase — protein MFLKNLTIKGFKTFAEKTSLDFDPSSAITGIVGPNGCGKSNVIDAVRFVIGEQSIKEMRGESLDQLIFAGTSLKKALSMAEVSITIDNADGKMKTDFSEVFIKRRIFRSGESEFFLNKNPCRLKDIKELFLDTGIGGGAYSIINQGQVDSILLSKPEDRRQLFEEAAGIGKYKFRKRASERRLIATEQNLLRVNDLRGEIKDAIATLASQAEKAREYTALKEELKNIEIGLSKRVLKSLKERKDNCLARIDELESKSSGAMSDVEKDEKERVRLKDRIRAIEASTDETRQESSKLREKIESAKSTVAINRERSLQLKERISALKNEAASIEDGISQRKPRLEEKEASLAGLTEGFGASKRVLEEAEKNFASISSKIEESIGFWNSLKNPVVEKEMELSSKKHRISELELEIKFARQSLEQDTSFAENLSGLKSDIEFIEKELLLVPSVEQSLIGRISERKLEINKKIEIELSILKESIDKKAARVRELESAAAEEGIKLEEIRSGASKAAEKCSEMEQKTKELTLQKEKAILELAEIRAGFKNYEQTYASKKEEIENLRTELSYLVRQAEEKNASTLDLSSRLESCEKEALELEASLPSLKEDEERLAASLQELVKEKGSLNGLLEELEAKMRSVSGEDRALRDNLSREQVTLAKIEGEWQTTEALLREEYGLTVEEVEKSDLESPSNMGKAKEETEGLKARIRALGAVNLLAIEEYEASKDRLSFIESQYADLVSARDNLNTLIRQLDKEARESFLANLESVSAHFTEIFSSLFEGGEAKITLLEGDPLEAGIEIMAKPSGKKWLSLSLMSGGEKALTAIALLFALMKTRPSPFCFMDEVDAALDEINVLRFTRMLRDFSRHSQIIVITHSKRTMSAADTLYGVTMEEPGISKVVSMKLVKVAD, from the coding sequence TTGTTCCTTAAAAACCTGACAATAAAAGGCTTTAAGACCTTTGCGGAAAAAACTTCACTTGATTTTGACCCTTCCAGCGCTATAACAGGCATTGTGGGGCCTAACGGCTGCGGAAAATCCAATGTGATAGATGCCGTACGGTTCGTGATAGGAGAACAGAGCATAAAAGAAATGCGCGGCGAGAGCCTGGACCAGCTGATCTTTGCCGGAACCTCGCTTAAGAAAGCCCTTTCCATGGCTGAAGTCTCTATCACAATAGACAACGCGGACGGAAAGATGAAGACGGACTTTAGCGAAGTTTTCATAAAAAGGCGCATTTTCAGGTCCGGGGAGAGCGAGTTTTTCCTCAACAAGAACCCCTGCAGGCTCAAGGACATAAAGGAACTCTTCCTTGATACGGGCATAGGCGGCGGGGCTTACTCTATAATCAACCAGGGTCAGGTGGATTCCATCCTTCTTTCAAAACCGGAGGACAGGAGGCAGCTTTTTGAAGAGGCCGCCGGCATCGGCAAATACAAGTTCAGGAAAAGGGCCTCCGAGCGCAGGTTGATAGCCACGGAGCAGAACCTTTTGAGGGTTAACGATCTGAGAGGAGAGATCAAGGATGCCATAGCGACCCTTGCCTCGCAGGCCGAAAAAGCAAGAGAGTACACTGCGCTGAAAGAAGAGCTTAAGAACATAGAGATAGGACTTTCGAAAAGGGTCCTCAAAAGCCTGAAGGAGCGCAAAGACAACTGCCTGGCCAGGATAGACGAACTTGAGAGCAAAAGCAGCGGGGCCATGAGCGATGTTGAAAAAGATGAGAAAGAAAGGGTCCGCCTTAAAGACCGGATCAGGGCCATAGAAGCCTCAACGGACGAGACCCGGCAGGAGTCCTCTAAGCTGAGAGAAAAAATCGAGTCCGCAAAGAGCACCGTGGCCATCAACAGGGAGCGTTCGCTCCAGCTTAAGGAACGGATATCTGCCCTTAAGAACGAGGCCGCCTCCATTGAGGACGGGATATCTCAGAGGAAACCCAGGCTTGAGGAAAAAGAAGCTTCCCTTGCCGGCCTTACCGAGGGTTTCGGAGCTTCTAAGCGGGTGCTTGAAGAAGCGGAAAAGAACTTTGCCTCAATTTCCTCAAAGATCGAGGAGTCCATCGGCTTTTGGAACTCGCTTAAGAACCCCGTCGTAGAAAAAGAGATGGAGCTTTCCTCAAAAAAACACAGGATCTCGGAACTGGAACTGGAGATCAAGTTCGCAAGACAATCGCTTGAGCAGGACACCTCCTTTGCCGAAAACCTCAGCGGCCTTAAGAGCGACATAGAGTTCATAGAGAAAGAGCTGCTCTTGGTGCCTTCGGTGGAGCAATCGCTCATCGGCCGCATCTCGGAGAGAAAGCTTGAGATCAACAAAAAGATAGAGATAGAGCTGTCCATACTTAAGGAAAGCATCGATAAGAAGGCGGCAAGGGTAAGAGAACTGGAATCCGCAGCTGCAGAGGAAGGCATCAAGCTTGAGGAGATAAGGTCGGGGGCAAGCAAAGCCGCCGAAAAATGCTCGGAGATGGAGCAAAAAACAAAGGAACTTACGCTGCAGAAGGAAAAAGCGATCCTGGAGCTGGCGGAGATAAGGGCCGGCTTTAAGAACTATGAGCAGACATATGCCTCAAAAAAAGAAGAGATAGAGAACCTGAGAACAGAGCTCTCCTATCTTGTGCGCCAGGCCGAAGAAAAGAACGCCTCGACTTTAGACCTTTCCTCCAGGCTGGAGAGCTGCGAAAAAGAAGCCCTCGAACTTGAAGCAAGCCTGCCCTCGCTAAAAGAGGACGAAGAGCGGCTTGCCGCAAGCCTGCAGGAACTCGTCAAGGAAAAAGGGTCCTTGAACGGCCTTCTGGAAGAACTGGAGGCAAAGATGAGGTCGGTTTCGGGAGAGGACCGGGCCCTTAGGGACAACCTTTCAAGGGAGCAGGTGACCCTGGCCAAGATAGAGGGCGAGTGGCAGACAACGGAGGCGCTGCTTCGCGAGGAGTACGGCCTTACTGTCGAGGAAGTGGAAAAAAGCGATCTTGAAAGCCCTTCCAATATGGGGAAAGCCAAGGAGGAGACCGAAGGTCTCAAAGCAAGGATACGGGCGCTTGGAGCGGTCAACCTGCTGGCAATAGAAGAATACGAAGCTTCCAAGGACCGCCTTTCTTTTATAGAAAGCCAGTACGCGGACCTCGTTTCGGCAAGGGACAATCTTAACACACTGATCAGACAGCTTGATAAAGAAGCCAGGGAAAGTTTTCTTGCAAACCTCGAGTCCGTAAGCGCGCATTTTACCGAGATCTTCTCCAGCCTGTTCGAGGGCGGCGAGGCAAAGATAACCCTGCTGGAAGGCGACCCGCTTGAGGCGGGAATAGAGATAATGGCCAAACCCTCCGGAAAAAAATGGCTCTCCCTTTCGCTGATGTCTGGCGGAGAGAAAGCCCTTACCGCTATTGCCCTTCTGTTCGCGCTGATGAAGACCCGCCCGTCCCCGTTCTGCTTTATGGACGAAGTGGACGCCGCGCTTGACGAAATAAATGTCCTGCGCTTTACCAGGATGCTACGGGACTTTTCCCGGCATTCCCAGATAATAGTGATCACGCACAGCAAAAGGACCATGTCAGCGGCGGACACTCTTTACGGAGTGACAATGGAAGAGCCGGGGATCTCTAAAGTTGTTTCGATGAAATTAGTAAAGGTGGCGGATTAA
- a CDS encoding phosphodiester glycosidase family protein, with the protein MSLVIALVLCGACPAFDKVFTRRLDEGVDYTHIVRTMPSGQILSIHAVKLDLASGSFEVFPALARETVGRLESVDSIAKRYGALVAVNGSFFKRSRPYLPLGLLVINGSVITKSLLNRSAVGISNDKEVKFGIPRFVGKIINKETGEELEIWGMNRPRKEHEIIIYTPEYGASTRTNENGVELIIEDDRVFGISSGNSPIPDNGYVISFHGWTRDYSNTLPPGANVEARYSLSEGWESIDHVITAGPRLVENSANVSGACVRDEYCGSDLIGRNARSAIGMTLDNKLLIVVSEGNSARRNKRRKGLTYHELAETLIVLGAKDAIALDGGSSSTLFLKDRVVNIPSDGFQQGVSNALLVKLGKR; encoded by the coding sequence TTGTCGCTTGTAATCGCTCTTGTTCTCTGCGGGGCCTGCCCTGCTTTTGACAAGGTATTTACCAGACGCCTTGACGAAGGCGTCGATTACACTCACATCGTAAGGACCATGCCTTCCGGGCAAATTCTCAGCATTCACGCGGTAAAGCTTGACCTTGCCTCCGGTTCCTTTGAGGTCTTCCCCGCCCTGGCCAGAGAGACCGTAGGCAGGCTGGAATCCGTGGATTCCATCGCAAAAAGGTATGGCGCCCTTGTGGCGGTAAACGGCTCCTTTTTTAAGAGGAGCAGGCCTTATCTGCCTCTGGGGCTGCTGGTGATAAACGGCAGTGTGATAACAAAATCCCTCCTCAACAGGTCAGCTGTAGGAATATCCAACGACAAAGAGGTAAAATTCGGGATCCCGAGATTTGTGGGAAAGATAATCAACAAAGAAACAGGGGAGGAACTAGAGATATGGGGCATGAACAGGCCCCGCAAGGAACACGAAATAATAATCTACACCCCCGAATATGGGGCCTCGACCCGTACCAATGAGAATGGCGTAGAACTCATTATCGAAGATGACAGAGTGTTCGGCATCTCGTCCGGCAATTCGCCTATACCGGACAACGGATATGTCATTTCTTTCCACGGTTGGACAAGGGACTATTCTAACACGCTTCCTCCCGGAGCCAATGTCGAGGCCAGATACAGCCTTTCCGAAGGCTGGGAAAGCATAGACCACGTCATAACAGCGGGCCCCAGGCTGGTAGAAAATTCTGCCAATGTTTCCGGGGCCTGCGTCAGGGACGAATATTGCGGCAGCGACCTTATTGGAAGGAATGCCCGTTCGGCAATAGGAATGACATTAGATAACAAATTGCTCATTGTTGTATCAGAAGGCAATTCTGCAAGGCGCAACAAAAGAAGAAAAGGCTTAACTTATCACGAGCTTGCCGAAACGCTTATCGTACTGGGTGCAAAGGACGCCATCGCTCTTGACGGCGGCAGCTCTTCAACGCTGTTCTTAAAGGACAGGGTTGTCAATATCCCCTCGGACGGTTTTCAGCAGGGCGTAAGCAACGCGCTATTGGTTAAGCTTGGGAAGAGATAA
- a CDS encoding HNH endonuclease signature motif containing protein has protein sequence MWKRDKGKCVKCGSTKNLHFDHDLPFSKGGTSMTEKNIRILCAKCNLEKSDKIE, from the coding sequence GTGTGGAAAAGAGACAAAGGAAAGTGTGTAAAGTGCGGCTCAACAAAGAATTTACATTTCGACCACGATTTGCCTTTTTCAAAAGGGGGAACAAGTATGACTGAGAAAAATATCCGAATATTATGTGCAAAGTGTAATTTGGAAAAGTCTGACAAGATTGAATAG